GCTGGAATTTCCGAATGACCAATATGCAGGCAGCCTTGGGCGTGGCGCAGCTGGAGCAACTGGACAAGTTTGTGCAGATCAAACGCCGGATGGGTGCCCGCTATACCAGCCTGCTGGCCGGCATACCGGGTATCCAGCTGCCATTGCCGCGAACGGATTTCGCCGACAACATCTATTGGGTGTACGGCCTGGTGTTGGCAGACAGCGTACCTTTCGACGCCAAGGAAGCCATGACCAGGTTGGCAAAACTCGGCATTGGCACGCGCCCGTATTTCTGGCCTATGCATGAACAACCCGTGTTCAGAAAGATGGGATTGTTTGCCGGAGAGAGTTACCCGGTGGCGGAACGCATAGCGCGACGCGGTTTTTATGTTCCCAGCGGTCTGGCGCTGACTGACGGGCAGATGGAACAGGTCGCCGAAGCGATGCGCAAGGTGTTCCAGTGAGCGTGTTCGGCGGATATGCGCATTATTATGACTTGCTCTACCGTGACAAGGATTATCTGTCGGAATCCATTTTTCTCCGTAATCTCATAGAGAAACATCACCCAAACACCCGCACGATTCTGGAACTGGGCTGCGGTACTGGCGGGCATGCGTTTCACCTGGCTGAGAAGGATCTGGCAGTGCACGGCGTCGATATAAGCCATCAGATGCTGGCTGAGGCCAACAAAAAACGTGCAACGTTGACGCCAGGAATGGCAAAAAATATTGTTTTTTCCCATGGTGACGCAAGAAATGTCAGAATCGACAATAAATTCGATTGCGCGATATCGTTGTTTCATGTTCTCAGCTATCAGACCCGGAATGACGATGTCATGGCCGCATTCCAGACGGCAAAACACCACCTGAATCCCGGCGGCATATTTATTTTTGATTGCTGGTACGGGCCCGCTGTTTTAACCACGCTCCCCGAGGTGCGCATCAAACGGTTTGAGGACAGCATGTACAGCATTATCCGCATTGCCGAGCCGGTCATGCATCCCAACATGAATCTTGTTGATGTCAATTACACTGTCCTGATAAAGGACAAGGCGAAAGAGACGATTGAAGAACAAAAAGAAACGCACAGCATGCGCTATTTTTTTTATCCGGAGATCGAGATGTTGTGCAGACAGAACGGTTTTGAGCTTGTTGACGCCCAAGAATGGATGTCCGGTAACCAACCCGGTTTTGACACCTGGAGCGTGAGTTTTGTGGTGCGTCGGTGAAAAAAATCGGCTTATTTCTCGGTACGGCCTCCAGCAACGGGGGGATGTTTCAATACAGTCAGGCAATCCTTGATGCCGTCGCCTCGCTTCCACGTGAAAAATTCTCCGTGGTGGTCGCGTACGTCAGTTCACAATGGAAATCCTATCTCGAAAAATACAGTCTTGCGTCTTTCCATCTGGGCAAAGCAGGTGCGAAATATTCCTTCAGTAATGTCTGGCGCGTGACAGGGTTGCCTGTAGGCATGTGGCGTGCCGCATCGCCATATTTCAATACCGTTGCCGGATCCCTCGTGCGAGCACGATGTAATCTGTGGATCTTCCCCGCCCAGGATTCATGGAGCTTCATGGCGCCGGTTCCCTCGCTTGTGTCAATTCATGATCTCATGCATCGTTATGAAAGAGGATTCCCGGAAGTATCCGCGCACGGGGCATATTTTCGTCGCGAACGTCTTTTTCGAAACATCAGCCGATGGGCAAAAGGCATTATCGTAGACTCAAGGGTTGGCAAGCTGCATGTTCACGAATCGTATCAAGTCCCGCTTGAGCGCATCTTTGAGCTCCCTTATATACCGCCGGGATATATTTACGAAACCGGCATTGCAGGCGATTTTTCAGAAAAATATCAGCTCCCCGGGAAATTTATCTTTTACCCGGCCCAGTTCTGGGAGCATAAAAACCACGCTCGACTGGTAGAGGCCGTGGCAAAGGTCAAAACCAGACATCCCGATATTTTTCTGGTTCTGGCCGGCGCGAGAAATAACGCCTATGACGAAATCACGCGGAAGGTAAAAACACTCGAACTGTCCGAGAATGTAATATTCCTCGGGCATGTTCCTGATCATGACATGCCGGAATTGTACAGGCGTGCTTGTGCCATGGTAATGCCGACTTTTTTCGGCCCCACCAACATCCCGCCATTGGAAGCTTTCGCCCTCGGATGTCCTGTCGCGGTGTCGAATATATACGGTATGCCCGAACAGGCAGGCGATGCGGCGCTGCTTTTCAATCCAAATTCGGCAGATGAAATTGCCGGCTGTATTGAAAGGTTATGGTCCGATGACTCGCTACGCGCATCACTGATCGCGAAAGGCCGCGCGCACGCAACCGCCTGGGGGCAAAAGCAATTTAATCAGACTTTCCTCGCTATTGTTGAAGCGTCAACAGCTTGCTAGGTTTTGATCTGTTATCCCGTCCGAGATTCCAGCCAGGATGTTAATACCGGAAACCGGTCGACCACAGCCGAAAACAGACAGGCCGATGGTTTCAGTGATCGTCGCGGTGAAGAACGCCAGCGCGACCTTGCAGCGTTGTATCGATAGTGTGGTTGGGCAGACATGGCCCGGCAAAGAGCTGATCGTGTGCGATGGTGCGTCGTCGGATGGCACGCGTGCCATTATCGAGCGCAACCAGGCCAATTTGGCGTACTGGTGCTCGCAGCGCGACCACGGCATTTATGATGCCTGGAACAAGGGATTGAGCCATGCTCATGGCGATTGGGTCTGTTTCCTCGGCGCCGACGACTTTTTCTGGTCACCGACAGTCCTGGCGAGCGCCATGGCACAGGCTGGCAAGGTTTATCCGCACGAACGTGTTATTTATGGTCGTGTCGCCCTGCTCACCCCCGATGGAACCTTTCTGCGCTATTTAGGCAAGCCCTGGGGCAAGGCAAAAGAACAATTAATGCAGATCAACTCTCTGCCACATCCGGGCCTTTTGTGCCACCGCAGCGTATTCCAGGAACATGGAATTTTCGACATCTCGTACCGGATATCGGGTGATTATGAGTTTCTGTTGCGTGAACTTAAATCAGGCGACGCCCATTTCATGGAGGATGTCATTACCGTGGGCATGCAAACCGGGGGAATCAGCAGCCGCACAAACTGGATACGGCTTGCCCTCAAGGAGATTCGCCGGGCACAAAAAAAACACGGATTCCGTTATCCGGGGCCCCTTTGGATCGCGGCTTATCTCCGGGCGCTTGTACGGTCTGCAATCGCCGGCATTATCGGAGAAGAAAAAACCGACAAGGTAATCGACGTTCTCCGCAGATTCTAGAAAATGAAAGTAACGGTTACCGGTGGAACGGGGTTTATCGGCCAACAGCTTGTTCTGAGGCTCGTGCAGCGCGGGGACTCCGTCAGAATTCTCTCCCGTCGGTCCCCGTCACAAGCGAAGATTCCGGGCGCGCAAATCTTTTATGGCGACCTCTGCGATCCGGAAACCAGACTCGAAAACTTCGTCGACGGCGCGGATGTTCTATATCACTGCGCCGGTGTTATCAGTGATACAGAGCGCATGCACGATGTACACGTCCAGGGCACGGATCGTTTGCTCGCGGCATCACAAGGAAGGATTGGCAAATGGGTGCAATTGAGCAGCGTGGGTGCGTATGGCCCGGTTTCGTCGGGGATGGTGACGGAGGAGTGGCCCGAATCTCCGGTCGGGGTATACGAGCGCACCAAGACGGAATCCGACAGGCTGGTGCGTGCAGTATCAGACAAAGGGGCTTTTCCTGCTGTGTTATTGCGCCCCTCGATTGTTTATGGACCAGACATGCGCAATCGCTCGCTGTTCCAGCTGATCCGGATGATTGACCGGGGACTCTTTTTCTTTATCGGTGCCCCTGGCGCAACTGTCAATTATGTCCACGTCGCGAATGTTGTCGAGGCGTTGATATGCTGCGGGATTGATGGCCGCGCCAATGGCAATACCTATATTATTTCGGATCATCGCAGCCTCGAGGAATTCGTGGGAATTATTGCCATGGCTCTCGACCGACCGGTTCCGCACCGCCGTATCCCCTTGCCGTTGGCACATTTTATTGCGTTCATTGGCGGCTGGATTCCGGGCTTCCCGTTGACCAAAAGCCGCGTGCAGGCCATCAGCAATCGCGCAGTCTACTCCAGTGGCCGCATTCAGAATGAGCTGGATTGCGTATTCCGAATCGGCATGGAGCAGGGTATTCGCCAGATGGTGGAGACCGTGAAACACCGGAGAGCCCATGACGCATTCCGATAACACGGCGCGCAATACCGGAATACCGACACCAGCTCTGGAAGCGTTGCGTGGAGTACGGATAATGCGTCTGGCCTCGGTGCCGTTTTTTCTTGTCTCGCAACTGCAACTCCAGGCGGAACAGCTCGCCGCCTATGGCATGGAGGTGCAGCTCGTCTCCGGCGAGGGTCCGGAGCTCGGTCGTTTACACCTCGGTCCCCGTTTGCGATATACCACGATCGAGTTCGCGCGCCCCATCCATCCATGGAAGGATCTAAAAACCTTGTGGCAACTGGCCAGGCTTTTCATCCGCGAACGGCCCGAGATTGTACACTCCACAACACCAAAACCCGGTTTGCTGGCGGCAATTGCCGGATTTGTAACACGTGTTCCAGTGCGGCTGCACACATTTACGGGTCAACCATGGTTGCACCGGCGTGGTTTGGTGCGATGGCTGGCGCGCACCGCAGATCGATTTATCGGTTTTCTCAATACCTGCTGCTATGCCGACAGCCACAGTCAACGGCAGTTTTTGATAGACGAAGGAATAATTTCCGAACAGAAAATCCATGTGCTTGGCCATGGATCGCTCGCTGGTGTAGATACCGTGCGTTTTGACCGTAACCGCTGGTCAGAGCCGGAACGTCAGGATATTCGACGTCAATATTCCATAAGTCCCGAGACAAAAATCATTCTTTTTCTCGGACGCATCGCCCGCGATAAAGGTATCCGG
The DNA window shown above is from Sulfuricaulis limicola and carries:
- a CDS encoding class I SAM-dependent DNA methyltransferase, with amino-acid sequence MSVFGGYAHYYDLLYRDKDYLSESIFLRNLIEKHHPNTRTILELGCGTGGHAFHLAEKDLAVHGVDISHQMLAEANKKRATLTPGMAKNIVFSHGDARNVRIDNKFDCAISLFHVLSYQTRNDDVMAAFQTAKHHLNPGGIFIFDCWYGPAVLTTLPEVRIKRFEDSMYSIIRIAEPVMHPNMNLVDVNYTVLIKDKAKETIEEQKETHSMRYFFYPEIEMLCRQNGFELVDAQEWMSGNQPGFDTWSVSFVVRR
- a CDS encoding glycosyltransferase family 4 protein, which encodes MKKIGLFLGTASSNGGMFQYSQAILDAVASLPREKFSVVVAYVSSQWKSYLEKYSLASFHLGKAGAKYSFSNVWRVTGLPVGMWRAASPYFNTVAGSLVRARCNLWIFPAQDSWSFMAPVPSLVSIHDLMHRYERGFPEVSAHGAYFRRERLFRNISRWAKGIIVDSRVGKLHVHESYQVPLERIFELPYIPPGYIYETGIAGDFSEKYQLPGKFIFYPAQFWEHKNHARLVEAVAKVKTRHPDIFLVLAGARNNAYDEITRKVKTLELSENVIFLGHVPDHDMPELYRRACAMVMPTFFGPTNIPPLEAFALGCPVAVSNIYGMPEQAGDAALLFNPNSADEIAGCIERLWSDDSLRASLIAKGRAHATAWGQKQFNQTFLAIVEASTAC
- a CDS encoding glycosyltransferase family 2 protein, which codes for MVSVIVAVKNASATLQRCIDSVVGQTWPGKELIVCDGASSDGTRAIIERNQANLAYWCSQRDHGIYDAWNKGLSHAHGDWVCFLGADDFFWSPTVLASAMAQAGKVYPHERVIYGRVALLTPDGTFLRYLGKPWGKAKEQLMQINSLPHPGLLCHRSVFQEHGIFDISYRISGDYEFLLRELKSGDAHFMEDVITVGMQTGGISSRTNWIRLALKEIRRAQKKHGFRYPGPLWIAAYLRALVRSAIAGIIGEEKTDKVIDVLRRF
- a CDS encoding NAD-dependent epimerase/dehydratase family protein, which translates into the protein MKVTVTGGTGFIGQQLVLRLVQRGDSVRILSRRSPSQAKIPGAQIFYGDLCDPETRLENFVDGADVLYHCAGVISDTERMHDVHVQGTDRLLAASQGRIGKWVQLSSVGAYGPVSSGMVTEEWPESPVGVYERTKTESDRLVRAVSDKGAFPAVLLRPSIVYGPDMRNRSLFQLIRMIDRGLFFFIGAPGATVNYVHVANVVEALICCGIDGRANGNTYIISDHRSLEEFVGIIAMALDRPVPHRRIPLPLAHFIAFIGGWIPGFPLTKSRVQAISNRAVYSSGRIQNELDCVFRIGMEQGIRQMVETVKHRRAHDAFR
- a CDS encoding glycosyltransferase family 4 protein, with product MTHSDNTARNTGIPTPALEALRGVRIMRLASVPFFLVSQLQLQAEQLAAYGMEVQLVSGEGPELGRLHLGPRLRYTTIEFARPIHPWKDLKTLWQLARLFIRERPEIVHSTTPKPGLLAAIAGFVTRVPVRLHTFTGQPWLHRRGLVRWLARTADRFIGFLNTCCYADSHSQRQFLIDEGIISEQKIHVLGHGSLAGVDTVRFDRNRWSEPERQDIRRQYSISPETKIILFLGRIARDKGIRELLMAFEQLIVDGKDCHLLLVGPSDEECGGESFLPSGTPHAAKRIQSVGYTDCPERFLAIADILCLPSYREGFGTVVIEAAAMGVPVVGTRINGLKDAVVNGETGMLVESHDARALYEAIATLLSSPAQLARLGHAARERARRLFDAKYVNRLLAEEYLKLLMYSRR